One window of the Desulfurispira natronophila genome contains the following:
- a CDS encoding sigma 54-interacting transcriptional regulator yields the protein MKSKILIVDDESSICDVLSDILNDEGYEARAVSSGEEALEVFNSFRPDVILLDVWLGGIDGITTLQKIKEQDSLVGVIMMSGHGTIHTAVKATREGAYDFIEKPFAMDKVLIVINNYLEWRQTKQENQSLKETFTHRYRMIGKSSASRKLGELIDRAAPSNGRVLIEGENGTGKELIARNIHFASRRSTGPFIAVNCAAIPEELIESELFGHEKGAFTGAAQKRQGKFALASGGTLFLDEIADMSLATQAKVLRITEDQLVTPVGATSSFAVDVRIISASNKNLAELVQQGTFREDLYYRLNVIPVYVPPLRERSSDIPVLLQHFLKSFCADEGMPVKSFTQEAEEQLMLHHWPGNIRELKNLVERLVIMAPGDIIDVEDLPGEYRRVGEASGDIAGSHVIADSLRQAREAFERSFIEAKLDRCGGNVTKAAELMGIDRVHLHKKIKHYGLK from the coding sequence GTGAAATCTAAAATACTTATTGTCGATGACGAATCTTCTATATGTGATGTGCTTAGTGATATCCTCAACGATGAAGGCTACGAAGCTCGTGCAGTATCCAGCGGTGAAGAAGCACTTGAGGTTTTTAACAGTTTTAGACCTGATGTGATTTTGTTGGATGTGTGGTTAGGAGGAATTGATGGCATTACAACTCTGCAAAAAATAAAAGAGCAGGACTCTTTGGTAGGGGTCATCATGATGAGCGGTCACGGTACCATTCATACTGCTGTCAAAGCTACACGTGAAGGGGCATACGACTTTATCGAAAAGCCCTTTGCTATGGATAAGGTACTCATTGTCATTAACAATTACCTTGAGTGGCGTCAAACAAAACAGGAAAATCAATCCCTGAAGGAGACCTTCACCCATCGCTACCGGATGATTGGCAAAAGCTCCGCCAGCCGCAAGCTGGGGGAGCTTATTGACCGTGCGGCTCCATCCAACGGTCGCGTGTTGATCGAGGGTGAAAATGGCACCGGGAAAGAGCTTATAGCTCGCAATATTCACTTCGCCAGCCGCCGCTCTACGGGACCATTTATAGCTGTCAATTGTGCTGCCATTCCGGAAGAGCTGATAGAAAGTGAGCTATTCGGCCATGAGAAAGGAGCTTTTACCGGAGCGGCACAAAAGCGCCAGGGGAAGTTTGCCCTGGCCTCCGGCGGTACGCTCTTTCTTGATGAAATTGCCGATATGTCCCTGGCAACCCAGGCCAAGGTGCTGCGAATTACCGAAGACCAGTTGGTTACCCCAGTGGGGGCCACCAGCTCATTCGCTGTGGATGTACGAATAATTAGTGCTTCCAATAAAAACCTGGCAGAGCTGGTACAGCAAGGGACTTTTCGAGAAGACCTTTACTACCGCCTCAACGTTATACCTGTCTATGTCCCACCCCTGCGGGAACGTAGCAGCGATATACCTGTGTTGCTGCAGCACTTTCTCAAGTCATTTTGCGCCGACGAAGGAATGCCGGTTAAATCATTTACCCAAGAGGCGGAGGAGCAGCTAATGCTCCACCACTGGCCTGGTAATATACGGGAGCTGAAAAATTTGGTGGAGCGTCTGGTTATCATGGCTCCTGGCGATATTATCGATGTCGAGGATCTACCTGGGGAATATCGGCGTGTTGGGGAGGCAAGTGGAGACATTGCAGGGAGTCACGTAATTGCTGACAGTCTTCGTCAGGCCCGGGAAGCTTTTGAAAGGTCATTTATCGAAGCCAAGCTTGACCGGTGCGGCGGTAATGTCACCAAAGCCGCTGAGCTCATGGGTATCGACCGGGTGCACTTGCATAAAAAAATCAAGCACTATGGGCTGAAGTAG
- a CDS encoding twin-arginine translocase TatA/TatE family subunit: MFGLGVWELAIVLIIVLVIFGAGKLPQIGAGLGKGIKNFKESVKDEDKAIDDKAQKESEEEKKDV; encoded by the coding sequence ATGTTTGGTTTAGGTGTATGGGAGCTAGCAATAGTTCTTATTATAGTTCTCGTTATTTTTGGAGCTGGCAAATTGCCACAAATTGGTGCTGGCCTTGGCAAGGGGATCAAGAATTTCAAAGAGTCTGTGAAAGATGAAGACAAGGCTATAGACGACAAGGCACAGAAGGAAAGCGAAGAAGAGAAGAAAGATGTTTAA
- the tatA gene encoding twin-arginine translocase TatA/TatE family subunit, which translates to MFNIGLPELLIIMVVALLIIGPKKLPEVAKSMGKGFGEFKRAMNDLRDTVNIDDTGNNSKGGNSNSSGSSHTQETSDKIIEVEPAPNEATESSETAGQQHRADQTSTADNNNQKEKTT; encoded by the coding sequence ATGTTTAATATCGGGCTTCCTGAACTTTTGATCATTATGGTAGTGGCCTTGCTTATCATTGGTCCCAAGAAACTTCCAGAAGTAGCCAAGAGCATGGGCAAGGGTTTTGGCGAATTTAAACGTGCCATGAATGATCTGCGAGATACGGTAAACATTGATGACACTGGCAACAACTCCAAGGGCGGCAACAGCAACTCATCCGGCTCTTCCCACACTCAAGAGACCAGTGACAAAATAATTGAAGTCGAGCCTGCACCAAACGAGGCCACTGAGTCATCAGAAACTGCCGGTCAACAACATCGCGCAGACCAGACAAGCACTGCCGACAACAACAATCAGAAAGAGAAAACCACCTGA
- the tatC gene encoding twin-arginine translocase subunit TatC: MSNSNEMAQEELQDDRVMPLTAHLEELRRRLVRSFIAIGVCFAFVYYFSKQVMLFLQEPVLQAFPEGATPFALLRLPEGFFTELKASLLVAVCIAMPYLLFQAWRFVAPGLYPREKIVAIPMMIFATIFFFIGASFAYYIVFPIGFQFFLAYAEGSVIASLSLSWYLTFVVKLIMAFGIAFELPLIVFVLSRLGLVTAEKMRKGRKIAILIIFGGAAILTPPDIVTQVMMAGPMIVLYEGSIFIAKIFGKKPDNYDLE, from the coding sequence ATGAGCAACAGTAACGAAATGGCCCAGGAGGAGCTGCAGGACGATCGAGTAATGCCTCTAACGGCGCACCTTGAAGAACTGCGTCGGCGTTTGGTTCGCTCGTTTATTGCCATAGGTGTTTGCTTTGCTTTCGTCTATTACTTTAGCAAGCAGGTTATGCTCTTTCTACAAGAGCCTGTCTTGCAGGCATTTCCTGAAGGTGCTACACCATTTGCTTTGTTGCGACTTCCAGAAGGTTTCTTCACAGAGCTAAAAGCCTCCTTGCTTGTCGCTGTTTGCATTGCCATGCCTTACTTGCTTTTCCAGGCCTGGCGCTTCGTCGCTCCTGGCCTTTACCCACGTGAAAAGATCGTAGCAATCCCTATGATGATCTTTGCCACTATCTTTTTCTTCATCGGTGCCAGCTTTGCCTACTACATAGTCTTTCCCATCGGGTTTCAGTTCTTTTTGGCCTATGCCGAGGGAAGCGTTATAGCAAGTCTTTCTTTAAGCTGGTACCTGACATTTGTAGTAAAGCTTATTATGGCATTTGGCATAGCCTTTGAGTTGCCGCTGATTGTCTTTGTGCTGAGTCGGCTCGGGCTGGTAACGGCTGAAAAAATGCGCAAAGGTCGCAAGATTGCAATCCTGATCATTTTTGGTGGCGCTGCAATACTGACGCCCCCCGATATCGTCACTCAAGTTATGATGGCTGGCCCCATGATTGTTCTTTACGAGGGCAGCATTTTTATTGCCAAAATATTTGGCAAAAAACCGGACAATTACGATCTGGAGTAA
- a CDS encoding sensor histidine kinase codes for MSKRNMLFMLFSALLVGSLVLFNVFFLLGERGNFPSVSYLTFLYVNFLLCLILAFLVFRNVVKLLIERRRRYFGARFQTRLVIIFTFLPLFPTVFLFFLASGIVSSSIEKLINENVEEGLEHGIEIIQLYYDRLEQDSLTQSAKVSGLIERFSIKDLDELDNHFRNFIYASGLSSIVLFNWEGELITFVGDPLAKIPNFWSQEEYPYTFTAEGASEVFAVQRIQLQGEEQPLFLLVSQRAPEQLSRQGFALQQTLKNYKELTIYKNPMKLGYYLALALFSMLMLFGSLWAGMYIARRITIPIQEMAEATRKVAEGNMNVQINVRAEDEVSVLVDSFNRMIRDLRQYKEAMESNNRELIKTNIVLEEVRRFQDVLLKNISTGVVSINAHGEISFINDTARSMLDMESVDEISGDIFRDHYPLYVLLTAVESLKSQGEPTIKGEVELPVGGKRRTYIFESIPLFTTEDKRYIGEVIVFDDMSAVVRSQKAMAWREIAKRIAHEIRNPLTPIKLNAERLLKKYDSLEKAEFQQVLERSCYAIIDQVETLRQLVEEFSQYARMPKANPQPEAILPIIERVAELYRNSHPGVNIVITSQGEIPQLWLDREQITRVIVNLLENAIIAISDQGTIEIAIERKKFSVEIIVRDSGPGIAPELLEKIFSPTFSTNPDGNGLGLAIVQRIVEDHAGAITASNDPQPDRGACFTLELPIQPREEGSISEI; via the coding sequence ATGAGCAAACGCAACATGCTCTTTATGCTCTTTAGCGCTTTGCTGGTTGGTAGCCTGGTGCTTTTTAATGTCTTTTTTTTACTGGGAGAGCGAGGCAATTTTCCCAGTGTTTCGTACCTTACCTTTCTCTATGTAAACTTTCTTCTGTGTCTGATTCTTGCTTTTCTTGTATTTCGTAATGTTGTCAAGCTTCTTATCGAGCGGCGAAGACGCTACTTTGGGGCACGTTTCCAGACTCGGCTGGTAATTATTTTCACTTTTTTGCCTCTTTTTCCTACGGTCTTTTTGTTTTTTCTGGCCAGCGGCATTGTTTCGTCCTCTATCGAAAAGTTGATTAATGAAAATGTAGAGGAGGGGCTGGAGCACGGTATAGAAATCATACAACTCTACTACGATCGCTTGGAGCAAGACTCTTTGACACAAAGTGCTAAGGTGTCAGGACTTATCGAGCGTTTTTCCATTAAAGACCTGGATGAGCTGGACAACCACTTTCGTAATTTCATATATGCCAGTGGCCTTTCATCTATTGTCCTGTTTAATTGGGAGGGAGAGCTAATAACCTTTGTCGGAGACCCGCTGGCCAAGATCCCCAACTTCTGGAGCCAGGAAGAGTACCCATATACTTTTACTGCTGAAGGAGCCTCGGAGGTCTTTGCGGTGCAGCGCATTCAATTGCAAGGTGAAGAGCAACCCCTCTTTCTGCTGGTTTCCCAGCGGGCACCGGAGCAGTTATCGCGCCAGGGTTTTGCTTTGCAGCAGACTCTGAAAAACTATAAAGAGCTTACTATCTATAAAAACCCTATGAAATTGGGGTACTACCTGGCACTGGCACTCTTTTCCATGTTGATGCTTTTTGGCTCCTTGTGGGCAGGTATGTACATAGCGCGTCGCATTACCATCCCAATTCAGGAAATGGCAGAAGCCACTCGAAAAGTGGCTGAGGGCAACATGAATGTTCAGATCAATGTGCGGGCTGAAGATGAGGTTTCCGTACTGGTTGATTCATTTAACCGCATGATTCGCGATCTGCGTCAGTACAAGGAGGCTATGGAGTCCAATAACCGTGAGCTGATAAAAACCAACATTGTGCTGGAGGAGGTACGACGTTTTCAGGATGTTCTCCTCAAGAACATTTCTACTGGGGTTGTTTCTATTAACGCCCATGGCGAGATCTCTTTTATAAACGACACTGCTCGCTCCATGCTGGATATGGAGTCGGTAGATGAAATTTCCGGCGATATTTTTAGAGATCACTACCCCCTTTACGTTCTTCTCACTGCTGTGGAGAGCCTCAAATCCCAAGGGGAGCCAACCATAAAGGGGGAGGTGGAGCTTCCGGTGGGCGGCAAACGCCGCACCTACATTTTTGAGTCCATCCCTCTTTTTACTACTGAGGATAAGCGTTACATTGGCGAGGTTATTGTTTTTGACGACATGAGTGCTGTAGTTCGCTCCCAGAAAGCTATGGCGTGGCGCGAAATTGCCAAACGCATTGCCCATGAAATTCGCAACCCTTTGACGCCTATCAAGCTTAATGCTGAGCGACTACTGAAAAAGTACGACAGCCTGGAAAAAGCCGAGTTTCAACAGGTTCTCGAGCGTAGCTGCTACGCTATAATTGACCAGGTAGAGACCCTGCGTCAGTTGGTGGAAGAGTTTTCGCAGTATGCCCGTATGCCTAAAGCCAACCCACAGCCAGAAGCAATACTGCCAATTATCGAACGAGTTGCTGAGCTTTACCGCAACTCTCATCCTGGAGTAAATATTGTCATTACCTCTCAGGGAGAGATTCCTCAACTGTGGCTTGATCGTGAGCAGATAACACGCGTAATAGTCAATTTGCTGGAAAACGCTATTATTGCGATAAGTGATCAGGGGACAATAGAGATAGCTATCGAGCGCAAAAAGTTTTCTGTTGAGATTATTGTTCGTGACTCGGGGCCTGGCATCGCTCCCGAGCTATTGGAAAAGATTTTTTCACCGACCTTTTCAACTAATCCTGATGGAAACGGATTGGGGCTGGCTATTGTTCAGCGTATTGTGGAGGATCACGCAGGAGCCATAACCGCCTCAAATGACCCACAGCCGGACCGGGGTGCCTGTTTTACCCTGGAGCTTCCTATACAACCCAGGGAAGAAGGAAGTATCAGTGAAATCTAA
- a CDS encoding EAL and HDOD domain-containing protein, which translates to MDDVFIARQPIMDPTQQVYGYEFLFRQGNFVNEAHIVDVNHVSARMITNIFGNFGAEHLTSGSMGFINVDRNLLMSETVEMIPQERFVLEILEDCRVDDFLLRRVDELREEGYTFALDDFEFNREYLERFRDLIPRVEYIKLEVPSVNLAELPQHMEYLKRLNIKLLAEKVETHEEFEVCRNLGFQYFQGYYFARPQIIQQKSLEPSKVAIMNLVALIRNDADNAKVVDAFRHDPHLTFLLLRFINSGAMCLRNRIESVKQAIVMIGMRQLLNWLMLLVYANPRKESLGVQDAVFQTALFRAKFMENLFALHATGNPDQRADSAFFVGVLSLVDVVFQTPKAEVLKKLNIPDEIFNAVVAYEGHLGKLLWIVMESEETEQGHVLETLQSMNLSVDTFNQAKLGAMQWMAGFLSKV; encoded by the coding sequence ATGGATGATGTATTCATCGCTCGCCAACCCATCATGGATCCCACTCAACAGGTATACGGCTACGAGTTTTTGTTTCGGCAAGGTAACTTCGTCAACGAAGCGCACATTGTTGATGTTAACCATGTCAGTGCTCGAATGATCACTAATATTTTTGGTAACTTTGGGGCCGAACACCTGACCTCTGGCAGTATGGGTTTTATTAATGTTGACCGCAACCTTCTCATGAGCGAGACGGTGGAGATGATCCCCCAAGAGCGCTTTGTTCTTGAAATACTAGAAGATTGCCGAGTAGATGATTTTTTGCTGCGCCGAGTGGATGAGCTCCGCGAGGAAGGTTATACCTTTGCCCTGGACGATTTTGAGTTTAATCGCGAATACCTGGAGCGTTTCCGTGATCTTATACCACGAGTCGAATATATTAAGTTGGAAGTTCCCAGTGTGAATTTAGCAGAGTTGCCCCAGCACATGGAGTACTTGAAGCGTTTGAACATAAAGTTGCTCGCCGAAAAAGTAGAGACTCATGAAGAGTTTGAAGTTTGCCGCAATCTCGGTTTTCAGTACTTCCAGGGTTACTACTTCGCACGTCCACAGATTATACAGCAAAAATCCCTTGAGCCCTCCAAGGTTGCTATCATGAACTTGGTGGCACTCATACGTAATGATGCCGATAATGCCAAGGTGGTTGATGCCTTTCGCCATGATCCTCATCTTACCTTTTTGCTTCTGCGCTTTATTAATTCTGGTGCTATGTGCCTGCGTAATCGTATAGAGTCAGTGAAACAGGCAATTGTCATGATCGGCATGCGCCAGCTGCTTAACTGGCTGATGCTGCTGGTATATGCCAACCCTCGCAAAGAGTCACTTGGCGTGCAGGATGCTGTTTTTCAAACTGCACTGTTTCGAGCCAAGTTTATGGAAAATCTTTTTGCGCTCCATGCTACTGGTAACCCAGATCAGCGTGCCGATTCCGCCTTTTTTGTTGGGGTCCTCTCCCTGGTGGATGTGGTTTTCCAGACCCCTAAAGCGGAGGTACTGAAAAAACTCAACATTCCTGATGAAATATTCAATGCTGTCGTAGCCTATGAGGGGCATCTGGGCAAATTATTGTGGATTGTCATGGAATCTGAAGAAACAGAGCAAGGACACGTCCTGGAAACCCTGCAGAGCATGAACCTCTCAGTAGACACGTTTAATCAAGCCAAGCTGGGAGCCATGCAGTGGATGGCCGGATTTCTTTCGAAAGTTTAA